One region of Hydrogenobaculum sp. Y04AAS1 genomic DNA includes:
- the purE gene encoding 5-(carboxyamino)imidazole ribonucleotide mutase: MIGIIMGSSSDWEYMKEAADLLEEFEVPYEKKVVSAHRTPDLMYEYAKSAKERGIELIIAGAGGAAHLPGMVASITTLPVIGVPIPTKHLNGVDSLYSIVQMPKGIPVATVAIGNAYNAALLAIRILSIKYESLSKKLEDYKKSLEQKVYNMVI, encoded by the coding sequence TATGAAAGAAGCGGCGGATTTGCTTGAGGAGTTTGAAGTCCCTTACGAGAAAAAGGTGGTATCCGCTCATAGAACCCCAGATTTGATGTATGAATATGCCAAAAGCGCAAAAGAAAGGGGCATAGAACTGATAATAGCAGGGGCTGGAGGTGCTGCTCATTTGCCTGGTATGGTGGCATCCATCACTACACTTCCAGTTATAGGCGTCCCGATACCAACAAAGCATCTAAACGGTGTTGATTCTTTGTACTCCATAGTCCAGATGCCAAAAGGTATACCAGTAGCCACAGTAGCCATTGGAAACGCCTACAATGCCGCTCTTTTAGCCATTAGGATTTTATCTATAAAATACGAATCTCTTTCTAAAAAGCTCGAAGACTACAAAAAATCTTTAGAGCAAAAGGTTTATAATATGGTTATTTAA